The window TTGGCCATCAATGATTTTGCCCTACTCAAAAAAGCTTTGAAGAATTTGTTGATTGCCACACTGATTGCCATGACGGTGTCAACGATTTATTTTTTCATCACGCCACTTCGTGATGCACAATCAGAATTGCTGGCAAGAACCTCTCCAAACATATTTGATGTCTTGATTGCTTTGTTTGGTGGATTGGCAGGCATTGTGGGTGTATCCAGAAAAGAAAAGTCCAATGTGATTCCCGGTGTTGCTATTGCTACTGCCTTGATGCCACCCTTGTGTACTGCTGGATATGGTATTGCTACCGCACAATTACAATATATGTTGGGTGCTTTTTATCTCTACCTCATCAATTGCACCTTTATCTGTATTGCCACTTTTTTAATGGTGAAATACCTGCGCTTTCAACCAGTGCAGTATGTGGATAAGCAGCAGGCCATCCGCATTCGCAGTATTATGAGTACGGCTGTAGCCATCATGGTATTACCGGCTATCTTTTTTGCCTGGCAGGTGGTAGAAGAAAACCGATTGCGTAAAAAAGCCAATCGTTTTATTGAAGAACAGTTTGTTGCAAAAGAACATATCGTGCTGAGTAAAAAAATTATTGCCAGCGTGCCTGCAGGTATTGAATTGGTTGTACTCGATAAAACATTCAGTCAGCAGGAATTAGATTCTTTGCAAACGCTTGTTAGAACCGAGTACCAAATGCCCAATACTATTCTGCGCATTAGGCAGGATCGGCAAAAACTTACTAAGTCTGATTTCAGCAATCTGGTAGAGCAACAAGCTGCCAATGCGTTACGCTTGGTGAATGTTGAATCAGCCCTCAATCGCATGCACGAAAACAACACACCAGATGCTACCCAATTGTTAAGAGAAGTACAGCAAATAGATAGCAGTATCGTTGCATTACATTGTGGCTGGCTGGTGAATGCTGTGGGGGATAGTGTGTTTCAGGTGAAGTTGAATTATGGTGATGCCAAACCTAAGCAGGGCAGAGAGCTTACTGATTATCTAAAAGCAAGAATGACAGGGAAGATGGTGTTGGTGAATGGTTGGTAAGAGAAAAGGTCAAAAGGTAAAATTCAAAAGTAAAAAGTAAAGAAGAAAAATTCAAAGAGCAATCAGCTTATTTCAAAGAAGTTTTCAATACACCATCCTAGCGATCCTTAGCGCCTTTGCGCCTTTGCGGTTAAGTAGTACATCACAAGTCAAACGGTAAAATTCAAAAATAAAAGGTTCACCTATGCCGAGGCTTCGGTGAGCAAGCCAAAGACTCACCTCCACCCTTCGCTAAAGCTTCGGATGGTAAAGTGCCAAGGCTTCGGTGAGTAGACAAAAGACTTAATATCCTTTCTCTTCAGTAATCTTGCAGCATGCAAGGCATTCGTAATATTATTTTTGATTTGGGTGGGGTTTTTCTCAACCTCAATTATCAGTTAACGGAAGACGCATTTGTTGCTGCAGGTGTAACAGACTTTCATACTTACTTCACGCAGCATTTTTCCAATCCATTATTTGAGCAATTAGAAACCGGTAAGATTAGTGAGCAAGATTTTTATCAGGGCTTTCGCGAGCAAACAGGCACAAGCATCAATGATGAAACTATTCGCGATGCGTGGAATGCTATGCTGCTGGACTTTCCTGCAACTAGACTACAATGGTTAGAAGAAGTGAGTAAACGTTACCGCATTTTTTTGTTCTCCAACACCAATCAGATCCATTACGATGCTTTCATGGCGCGCTTTACACAAGATCATCCGGGTGTTGATTTCAACAGTTATTTCATCAAAGCTTACTACTCACAATACATGGGCTTGCGTAAGCCCTATCCGGAAGCGTTTCAATTTATTCTGGATGAACAGCAACTGAATCCTGCTGAAACCTTGTTCATTGATGATACGCCTAAGAATATTACAGGTGCACAAGCGGTAGGATTGCAAACCATTTATCTGGAAAAGGGAATGGAGATCACGGAGATTAAGTTATAAGCTTGCCTGCGCCGAGGCTTCGGCAAGCAGGTCAAAAGTGAAAAGCAAAAAGTGGAGCTTGCTTTTGCCAACTATAGAAGGTCGCGAGCATTCAACAGTAAGGAATTTGCGATTAATGTAATTTGTGTTTTAAATTGATTCAAGAAGACGTAATCAGTGTGTAAATTTTCAGCATGAGAGTATTCTTGCTTTTATTCCTTTTAGCATTGCTTTCCTGTACATCAAAAAAATATGAAGTTGATATAAAAGATGTTGGAAGGGATACTGTTTTTTATTCCGAAGACTATGATGCAAATAGAACTTGCATATTTCTGAAAATAACGGGTAATATTGATGATACTGCTTTTGTGTATGGAATTGCACTTCCACCTGGAACAGTTAATTTTTTCGGTAATCCTGATTACTATAATACTGACTCGCTAATTGTTTCATATAAGGCATATCGTGCAACCAAAGGCACTTTGCGTATCGAGTATCATTAAATCTGGAATCTTTAGCAGGCAATTCATTTCAACCTGAACAGCAGCGCCTTCAGGGTGGTTAGAAAAATCAACAGGAATTAAATTGCTTTCAGCTCTTAGCTCTCCGCATTCAGCGATCAATCCTTCACTTCTTCAAATTCAATATAGTCGCCACCAGCTTTTTTGGGCTGAGGTTGTGCTTGTGGCCGAGCAGTCTGTTGTTGATACTGCTCTTGCTTGCGCAGAAAAGCTTCCTGTTGCTCCTGCATTTCCTTTACTTTCTTTCTAACCTGTCCTGCTGTTTTGCCAACCGGAATCAAGAATTCAAAAATGAATCGATACAAAAAATAGAACAACAGGGTATATAATACAATGCGTAACATGGCGTAAAGGTAGGGTGCGGTAAAAACGCAGAATCGTTAAAATGGGAACAGTGGTTTCAATTCAAATTTGGCTTGTATGGCTATTAAGCACTACATTTGCCTTGGAAAATGAAGCAAAAGAAGGGAACGGACACCGTTCCCTTCTCTTTTGTACCTATGTCAGCTTATGGCTATTGAGACCCAAATTCAGCAAATAGAAGCACTGGCCAACCAGTTGCTGGCCGAAGAAACGGCTTACTTTTTGGTAAGTATCCGAATCAAACCCACGAACAATATTCGTGTGTATATGGATGGAGATCAAGGACTTACGATCGAAAAATGCGTACAGTTCAACCGAAAACTCTACAAAATGATTGAAGATTCGGGCATGTTTCCTCCGGGTGAATACTCGCTGGAAGTTTCTTCTCCTGGTGTAGATGAGCCCCTGAAACTGCATCGTCAATACACCAAGAATATTGGTCGCGTTGTAGAAGTGGTGTTTGTAGATGGTACCAAGAAAGAAGGTAAACTGCTGGAAGTGGCCGAAGCGGATATTCTGCTGGAACATACCAGCGGTAAGGGCAAAAAAGCTGTTACCCAACAAGTGCTTATTCCTTTTCAACAGATAAAATCAACAACCGTTCAAATCAAATTCTAACGTAAGTCCCGCCATGCGGGCCGAAAAAACAAGGTAATATGGCAAGTATCAACTTAATCGACGCGTTCCAGGAGTTCAAAGATGCCGAGAACATCGACCGTCCAACCATGATGAAAGTCGTAGAAGACGTTTTCAAAACCTTGCTGCGCAAGAAATATGGTGCTGATGATAATTTCGACGTAATCGTGAACGCGGAGAAGGGTGACCTCGAGATCATTCGCCGCAGAATGATTGTGGAAGATGGTGAAGTGATGGATCCGCTCGCAGAAATCGGCTATAGCGATGCAGTGAAGATTGAGCCCGATTTCGAAGTGGGTGAAGAACTCTATGAGGAAGTGAATATCTATGATTTCGGTCGCCGCGCTATCCTTGCTGCCAAGCAAACCCTGGCCAGCCGTATCAGCGATTTGAAGAAGAACGTACTCGTAAAAAAATACTCAGATCGTATTGGAGATATTATCAGTGCAGAAGTATATCAGGTATGGAAGAAAGAAGTGTTGTTGCTAGATGAAGAAGGCAATGAACTGATTCTGCCAAAAGCAGAGCAGATTCCACAGGACTACTTCAAGAAGGGTGAAAATATCCGTGCTGTTGTAGCGCGTGTTGATATGAAGAATAATTCACCTGTGATTATCCTGTCAAGAACAAGTCCGCTCTTCCTCGCCAAATTGTTGGAAATTGAAGTGCCTGAAATTTTTGACGGTTTGATCGCTATTAAGAAAATCGTTCGCGACCCAGGTGAGAGAGCTAAAGTGGCTGTAGAATCTTACGATGATCGTATTGATCCGGTAGGTGCCTGCGTGGGTATGAAGGGTAGCCGTATTCACGGTATTGTACGTGAATTGAAGAACGAAAACATTGATGTGATCAATTTCACTACCAATATTCAACTCTTGATCCAGCGTTCATTAACGCCGGCTAAGATCAGCTACATGAATATCGATCAGGAGAAGAAGCAAGCGGATGTATTCTTGAAAGCAGATCAGGTATCACTGGCCATAGGTCGCCGTGGTGTGAACATCAAGTTGGCTTGTGAGCTTACTGGTTATGAGATTGATGTATACAGAGAAGACGAAGAAGTAACAGACGACTTTGATATTGATCTGGATGAATTCAGTGATGAAATTGATACCTGGATCATTGATGAATTCAAGCGTGTAGGTTGCGATACAGCTCGTTCTGTATTGAAGCTGACACCTGAAGAACTGGAAAGAAGAACCGATCTGGAAAAAGAAACCATTGCAGATGTTATTCGCATCCTGCAGGAAGAAATGGATAAAGAGTAATTGATGAACCGCAGCAAATGCTGCAACAAAGCAACTAAACCGGTCTTACTGCGGTCTTAAACAGCAGTAGCCTATTAAGAGTAATATGTCAGAACTGAAATTACCAAGACTGTTAGCAGCCGCCAAGGAGTTCAATATTGGGCAGGATACGCTCATTGAATTTCTGGTGAAGAAAGGATTCGACCGCGAAGAGTTGAAACCCACGGCCAAACTGACCGAGGATATGTATCGCTCTTTGCAAAGCGAGTTCCAAAGCGATAAAGTGGCTAAAAACAAGGCCGATCAGGTAGAAATACCCAGAGGCATGCAGGGCGATGCGAAGAAGAAGAAGGATGAGGAAGAAATCTCTTTCCGTAAGGATGAGAAGAAAGTGGAAACACCAGCGCCAGCTCCCGCACCAGTAGTGGAAGCGCCTGCGCCTGTTGTTGAGAAAGCACCCGAGCCTGCACCAGTAGTGGAAGCACCTGCGCCCGCACCGGTTGCTGAGGAACCTGCTGTAGTAAAAATTGATGCACCTGAGTTAGAAGGCCCCAAGATCATCAACAAGATTGATCTGGATGCATTAGATACTTCTACCCGTCCTAAGAAAACAGCGAAGAAAGCAGCTCCACCTGCAGAAGCACCAGCGCCAGCTCCCGCACCGGTAGAAGAAGCGCCTGCGCCTGTTGTTGAGAAAGCACCTGCGCCTGCACCGGTGGTGGAAACACCAGCACCTGCAGAAGAAGCGCCTGCGATCATGAATATTGAAGTAGAGAAGCTGACGGGTCCTAAGATTCTGGGTAAGATTGAACTACCAGTTGACAGTGATACCAGACCCAAACCTGCTGCAAAGGATGAGAAGCGCAAACGCAAGCGTATCCCTATCGAGAAAAAAGGTCCCGGTGCCGGTAGTGATCAACCACAGCAACAACAGAGTTCTGGTGGTGGCAGTAATTTCAGCATCAGACGTGGTCCCGATGGTAAGCCAAGCTTTACGCGTCCCGGCGGTCCTCAGGGTGGCGGACAAAATCGCGGTGGTGGTAACAGAGACAGACATCGCGATAAGCGCGAAGACAAAGAAATCGACGCAAAAGAAATTCAAGATAAGATTCGTGAAACACAGGCTAAGCTTGCCGGCCAGACTGGTCGCGGTAAGAGCCTGAAAGCCAAACTGCGCCGTGAAAAGCGTCAGGAAATGGCAGATTCCATGGGCGATGATTCAATGGACAACAAGCTGCAGGTAACAGAATTCGTTACGGTGAGTGAGTTGGCCAACCTGATGGATGTAAGTTTTGCTGAAGTTATCAGTAAGTGTATGGGCCTCGGCATCATGGTATCTATCAACCAGCGTTTGGATGCTGAAGTAATTGAACTGGTATCCAGCGAATTTGGCTTTGAAGTGGAGTTCATGGGTGTGGATGATGTAGAAGAAGAGGAAGAAGAATACGAAGATGGCGAAGAAGAACTGCAACCAAGAGCACCAATTGTGACCATCATGGGTCACGTTGACCATGGTAAGACTTCATTGCTTGACTATATCCGTAATGCCAGTGTGGTAGCGGGTGAAGCGGGTGGTATCACTCAGCACATTGGTGCGTATGAAGTGAGCCTGCCTAATGGAAAGAAAATCGCATTCTTAGATACACCTGGTCACGAAGCGTTTACCGCCATGCGTGCACGTGGTGCGAAGGTGACAGATATTGCGGTGATTGTGGTAGCAGCCGATGACGCAGTGATGCCACAAACCAAAGAAGCCATCAGCCACGCACAAGCTGCAGGTGTGCCGATGATCTTTGCCGTGAACAAGATTGATAAGGAAGGTGCTAACCCCACCAAGATTTACGAGCAGTTATCTCAGATGAATTTGCTGGTAGAATCATGGGGTGGTAAATACCAGAGCCAGGAACTCTCTGCGAAGAAGGGTCTGAATGTTGATCTCTTGCTGGAGAAGATTTTGCTGGAAGCAGAAATGCTGGATCTGAAAGCCAATCCGGAAAGAGAAGCAACAGGTACCATCATTGAAGCATCGTTGGATAAGGGTCGTGGTTATGTAGCAACGATTCTGGTACAGAATGGTACACTGCGTCAGGGTGATTTGATCGTTTCTGGTCAGCACTATGGTCGCGTAAAAGCCATGTTCAACGAACGTAATCAGCGTGTACAGGAAGCGCCACCATCTACACCGGTAGTGATACTGGGTCTGAATGGTGCACCTCAGGCTGGTGAGAAATTCAAAGTATACGAAGACGAAGCAGAAGCAAAAGAAGTGGCTACCAAGCGTGCACAGATTTTGCGTGAGCAGGGTCTGCGTGCGAGAAAACATATCACACTGGATGAAATCGGTCGCCGTCTGGCACTGGGTAACTTCAAGGAATTGAATGTGATCATCAAAGGTGACGTGGATGGTTCTGTAGAAGCATTGAGTGATTCTTTGCAAAAACTCTCTACCGATGAAATTGCTGTACGCGTAGTACACAAAGCAGTTGGTCAGATCTCAGAAAGTGATGTATTGCTGGCAACAGCATCTGATGCGGTAGTAGTGGGCTTTAACGTACGTCCTTCTGCACAAGCCAATAAACTGGCAGAAACTGAAGGTGTTCAGATCAAGATGTACTCGATCATCTACACTGCTATTGAAGAAATCAAGAGTGCAATGGAGGGTATGTTGGAACCTAAAGTGGAAGAGAAAGAAGTGGCAACTGTGGAAATCCGCGAAGTGTTCAA is drawn from Chitinophagales bacterium and contains these coding sequences:
- a CDS encoding TIGR00341 family protein, yielding MHLKHIISDLFELHTDKAPENEVIEAVKKGVIFRGTNLWLLVFAIFVASIGLNTNSTAVIIGAMLISPLMGPIVGAGMALAINDFALLKKALKNLLIATLIAMTVSTIYFFITPLRDAQSELLARTSPNIFDVLIALFGGLAGIVGVSRKEKSNVIPGVAIATALMPPLCTAGYGIATAQLQYMLGAFYLYLINCTFICIATFLMVKYLRFQPVQYVDKQQAIRIRSIMSTAVAIMVLPAIFFAWQVVEENRLRKKANRFIEEQFVAKEHIVLSKKIIASVPAGIELVVLDKTFSQQELDSLQTLVRTEYQMPNTILRIRQDRQKLTKSDFSNLVEQQAANALRLVNVESALNRMHENNTPDATQLLREVQQIDSSIVALHCGWLVNAVGDSVFQVKLNYGDAKPKQGRELTDYLKARMTGKMVLVNGW
- a CDS encoding HAD family phosphatase — protein: MQGIRNIIFDLGGVFLNLNYQLTEDAFVAAGVTDFHTYFTQHFSNPLFEQLETGKISEQDFYQGFREQTGTSINDETIRDAWNAMLLDFPATRLQWLEEVSKRYRIFLFSNTNQIHYDAFMARFTQDHPGVDFNSYFIKAYYSQYMGLRKPYPEAFQFILDEQQLNPAETLFIDDTPKNITGAQAVGLQTIYLEKGMEITEIKL
- the nusA gene encoding transcription termination/antitermination protein NusA, with the protein product MASINLIDAFQEFKDAENIDRPTMMKVVEDVFKTLLRKKYGADDNFDVIVNAEKGDLEIIRRRMIVEDGEVMDPLAEIGYSDAVKIEPDFEVGEELYEEVNIYDFGRRAILAAKQTLASRISDLKKNVLVKKYSDRIGDIISAEVYQVWKKEVLLLDEEGNELILPKAEQIPQDYFKKGENIRAVVARVDMKNNSPVIILSRTSPLFLAKLLEIEVPEIFDGLIAIKKIVRDPGERAKVAVESYDDRIDPVGACVGMKGSRIHGIVRELKNENIDVINFTTNIQLLIQRSLTPAKISYMNIDQEKKQADVFLKADQVSLAIGRRGVNIKLACELTGYEIDVYREDEEVTDDFDIDLDEFSDEIDTWIIDEFKRVGCDTARSVLKLTPEELERRTDLEKETIADVIRILQEEMDKE
- a CDS encoding ribosome maturation factor; the protein is MAIETQIQQIEALANQLLAEETAYFLVSIRIKPTNNIRVYMDGDQGLTIEKCVQFNRKLYKMIEDSGMFPPGEYSLEVSSPGVDEPLKLHRQYTKNIGRVVEVVFVDGTKKEGKLLEVAEADILLEHTSGKGKKAVTQQVLIPFQQIKSTTVQIKF
- the infB gene encoding translation initiation factor IF-2, producing the protein MSELKLPRLLAAAKEFNIGQDTLIEFLVKKGFDREELKPTAKLTEDMYRSLQSEFQSDKVAKNKADQVEIPRGMQGDAKKKKDEEEISFRKDEKKVETPAPAPAPVVEAPAPVVEKAPEPAPVVEAPAPAPVAEEPAVVKIDAPELEGPKIINKIDLDALDTSTRPKKTAKKAAPPAEAPAPAPAPVEEAPAPVVEKAPAPAPVVETPAPAEEAPAIMNIEVEKLTGPKILGKIELPVDSDTRPKPAAKDEKRKRKRIPIEKKGPGAGSDQPQQQQSSGGGSNFSIRRGPDGKPSFTRPGGPQGGGQNRGGGNRDRHRDKREDKEIDAKEIQDKIRETQAKLAGQTGRGKSLKAKLRREKRQEMADSMGDDSMDNKLQVTEFVTVSELANLMDVSFAEVISKCMGLGIMVSINQRLDAEVIELVSSEFGFEVEFMGVDDVEEEEEEYEDGEEELQPRAPIVTIMGHVDHGKTSLLDYIRNASVVAGEAGGITQHIGAYEVSLPNGKKIAFLDTPGHEAFTAMRARGAKVTDIAVIVVAADDAVMPQTKEAISHAQAAGVPMIFAVNKIDKEGANPTKIYEQLSQMNLLVESWGGKYQSQELSAKKGLNVDLLLEKILLEAEMLDLKANPEREATGTIIEASLDKGRGYVATILVQNGTLRQGDLIVSGQHYGRVKAMFNERNQRVQEAPPSTPVVILGLNGAPQAGEKFKVYEDEAEAKEVATKRAQILREQGLRARKHITLDEIGRRLALGNFKELNVIIKGDVDGSVEALSDSLQKLSTDEIAVRVVHKAVGQISESDVLLATASDAVVVGFNVRPSAQANKLAETEGVQIKMYSIIYTAIEEIKSAMEGMLEPKVEEKEVATVEIREVFKFDKVTIAGSYVTEGKIKRDHKIRIFRDGVLLYPRTEGAYAELGSLKRFKDDVKEVATNYECGLTIKNFSDISVGDTVVAYEELEVKRTL